Genomic window (Kosakonia sp. BYX6):
GTGGAGATATTACGTATATCTGGGCTGGAAATCGCTGGTGCTATCTGGCGGTTGTTATGGATCTTTTTGCCCGCAGGGTTATCGGCTGGAGTCTGTCAGCGAATGCCGATACCGCACTGATAAGCAGTGCTCTGCGGATGGCCTATGAGACGCGTGGTCAACCGCGTGATGTCATGTTCCATAGCGACCAGGGAAGCCAGTATACAGGCCTTAAATATCAGCAAGTTCTCTGGCGTTACAGGATAAAGCAAAGCGTCAGTCGTCGGGGGAACTGCTGGGATAATAGCCCCATGGAACGCTTCTTCCGTAGTCTGAAAACAGAATGGGTGCCGACGAATGGTTACGCAGGTAAGGATGAGGCCCGGCGACAAATCGGCGGTTATATCCTGAATTACTACAATAGCGTCAGACCTCATCATTACAACGGGGGGCTAACGCCGGAAGAATCAGAGAACCGATACCGTTCTTACTGTAAAACCGTGGCCAGTATTACTTGACCACTACAAAAGCCAGATGTAGCGGGGGTTACAGGCCATCCCTCGGTGTGTGAGGACCGCCAGCACGTTGCAATGCGGACAGGTGGTGTCCGATATTAACAACGTGGCAACATGAAACGGTCACCGCAGTTGCGTGAACATCGCTTCCGCCATCACCCACAGTGCCCGGTTAAGTTTCACGTCCCCGTCAATACCGCGAACGGCACGGGTATGTGACCGCCCCCCTTTAGCATTACGCCCACTGAGACCGCCCTTAATCAGGTTCTCCTGAATACGCTGGTACGTGGTCCACAGGTCGTTACTCTCATCCTGCCAGCGGCGCGGAGAGAGTATTTGCGACTCAGTCACCGGCTGGTGGTCTTCACCAAAGCGGTATGTGAGAGCGGCTTTTGCCAGTGCCTGCTGTGCCGGGGGCGGCAACAGCAACGACTGCATGGCATCCCGTTTCTCCTCCACCCGGTCAAAAATCCCCAGTACCTCATACGCGCCTTCAATCACCTGACTCACCACGTCCCCCTTGTGCGGCACCCGCACCTCGCCAAACGACTCACCACAGACAAGGCCGTTCTGACAAACCGCACGAAATAGTCCCGGCAGCATCTGGTACGAACTGCTGCCATCGTGAGAGTTGAGCAGGATAATTTCCGGCACCTGCTTACCAGTTATCTGTCCCTCACGCCGCAGACGCAGCATATGCTTGGTGTGTTCTCGACGATCCGGATCACGCACACGGGTCTGACAGGCAAAGAATGGCTGGAAGCCTTCTCGCTGCAGGCTGTCCAGCAAGGAGATGGTGGGTATATAGGTGTAGCGTTCACTACGGGACTCGTGTTTGTCCTCGCTGAACACGCTGGGCACGACGCGAAACAGCTCTTCACGGGTTAACGGACGGTCACGACGGATAAGATTTGCAGCGCCAAAGCGCGAGGCCAAACGGGTCATAAGCAGACTCCTCATAATGGGAAAACAAATAAAAGAAAACCCCGTCGCATTGGCGACAAGGTTAGGGAAATAACAGGGATGGGTTAAATACTTAAAAGAAGAAATCCCACACAGCACGGGCAACGGACACCACGGTGTTACGGACGGCCTGTATTACGGCCCGCACCGGAGCGGGAATAAGGGGGAAAGCACTGACGGTATCAAGTACCGCACCTACGGTTTCACCGAAATCGTCACGTGCCTGCTCTCTGACTACCGTTGTGCGAAAGGGCCGCTGCAGTTGCGACACCACCGGACTGCTGGCCTCGCGTGGCAGACATTTAATCATCCGCTCTGCCATCACCCGCAATCCCCACTGCAGACGAACCGACACAGCACACACTGGATGCACGGGCTGGAACAACTCATGCAACAGGCAGATTTTGCGGCTGATGTTTTGCTTCTGCTCCGTGGACAGGGTGTTTCCACCGCTTGTGGGTTCAGCTTTGTCTGACTGGCTGATAACAAACAGCACCTTATGCCGGTATGCCTCACCAATCACCTGCCTATAAAAATGCTCATCCACCGCCAGTGCCCGATCATCAGCCTTAATCAGCCACAGT
Coding sequences:
- a CDS encoding DUF932 domain-containing protein, with product MTRLASRFGAANLIRRDRPLTREELFRVVPSVFSEDKHESRSERYTYIPTISLLDSLQREGFQPFFACQTRVRDPDRREHTKHMLRLRREGQITGKQVPEIILLNSHDGSSSYQMLPGLFRAVCQNGLVCGESFGEVRVPHKGDVVSQVIEGAYEVLGIFDRVEEKRDAMQSLLLPPPAQQALAKAALTYRFGEDHQPVTESQILSPRRWQDESNDLWTTYQRIQENLIKGGLSGRNAKGGRSHTRAVRGIDGDVKLNRALWVMAEAMFTQLR
- a CDS encoding GTPase family protein: MKIQESLQTLQDSLNGLPTWISEQAMQQIRLLSNYEPVIGIMGKTGSGKSSLCNDLFVGEISPVSDVAACTREPLRFRLQVGERFMTIVDLPGVGESSARDTEYAGLYREQLPRLDLVLWLIKADDRALAVDEHFYRQVIGEAYRHKVLFVISQSDKAEPTSGGNTLSTEQKQNISRKICLLHELFQPVHPVCAVSVRLQWGLRVMAERMIKCLPREASSPVVSQLQRPFRTTVVREQARDDFGETVGAVLDTVSAFPLIPAPVRAVIQAVRNTVVSVARAVWDFFF